One genomic window of Maribacter aquivivus includes the following:
- a CDS encoding cytochrome c oxidase subunit 3, translating to MNSTVTTGTETSVWGGGNQPLGASYGKLMMWFFLVSDALTFSGFLAAYGFSRFKFIETWPIADEVFTHVPFFHGNYPMIYVALMTFVLIMSSVTMVLAVDAGHKMKQNAVTWYMFATVIGGIIFVGSQAWEWGTFIKGDHGALETKGGRILQFVKADTGERASLADFAASIPSDRIIHERKNGLWFFQEPTLTSVSLEDVVEGFKADSNILIRTEQINEEGEKTLLDRKASLAKLADATQVVEGANLIHNEYGSRLFADFFFFITGFHGFHVFSGVVINIIIFFNVVIGTYERRGHYEMVEKVGLYWHFVDLVWVFVFTFFYLV from the coding sequence ATGAATTCTACGGTGACTACGGGAACGGAAACAAGCGTATGGGGTGGTGGCAATCAGCCTCTAGGAGCAAGCTACGGCAAATTAATGATGTGGTTTTTCCTTGTATCGGATGCGTTAACTTTCTCTGGATTTTTAGCAGCATACGGCTTTTCAAGATTTAAATTTATTGAAACATGGCCAATAGCGGACGAAGTGTTTACACACGTTCCTTTCTTTCATGGAAATTACCCCATGATTTATGTTGCACTTATGACTTTTGTTTTGATTATGTCATCTGTAACTATGGTTTTAGCAGTTGATGCTGGTCATAAAATGAAACAGAATGCAGTTACATGGTACATGTTCGCTACTGTTATTGGAGGTATCATCTTCGTTGGTTCTCAAGCTTGGGAATGGGGTACTTTTATTAAAGGTGACCATGGTGCTTTAGAAACTAAAGGTGGTAGAATATTACAATTCGTAAAAGCTGATACAGGTGAGAGGGCTTCGTTAGCAGATTTTGCAGCTTCTATACCTAGTGATAGAATTATACATGAAAGAAAAAACGGACTTTGGTTTTTTCAGGAGCCAACATTAACTAGTGTTTCACTAGAAGATGTAGTTGAAGGTTTTAAAGCTGATTCTAATATTTTGATTAGAACTGAACAAATTAATGAAGAAGGTGAGAAAACACTTTTAGATAGAAAAGCCTCATTAGCAAAATTGGCAGATGCAACACAAGTTGTTGAAGGTGCTAATTTGATTCATAATGAATATGGAAGTAGACTTTTTGCTGACTTCTTTTTCTTTATTACAGGTTTTCACGGTTTCCACGTATTCTCGGGTGTAGTAATTAATATCATCATTTTCTTTAATGTTGTTATTGGTACTTATGAGAGAAGAGGTCATTATGAAATGGTAGAGAAAGTCGGGTTATACTGGCACTTTGTAGATTTAGTATGGGTATTCGTATTTACCTTCTTCTACTTAGTATAA
- a CDS encoding ABC transporter permease, giving the protein MFDLERWQEIFDTIRKNKLRTFLTGLSVASGIFILVILLGFGQGMQNGIAKEFEQDAATSVWVWPGVTTIGYKGMNPGRPIQFRNENYDMAGVLFEDQIENKSPRLFVRDVFVNYGSESLAYNVQGVSDQFQFIENEFMTLGRFLNQQDVDAKAKVAIISNKINREVFSELESPIGEFLDLSGIPFKIVGVYGDIGGEREEDRIYIPVSTAQQVFNGADHLNNLSYTLPPVEDFETAVAQSIKFKNELKSYLQKAHTVAPEDTSAIQVYNPMEEAKRFYALMGGIKFFFWFVGVCTIIAGIVGVSNIMLIVVKERTREIGIRKALGAKPWSIVGMILHEAIFITAIAGFTGLILSMGLLEIVGPHVEVDYVLNPSVNFNVALTTVFVLIFAGAIAGFFPAWRAAKIHVIEALRDE; this is encoded by the coding sequence ATGTTCGACTTAGAACGTTGGCAAGAAATTTTCGATACTATTCGCAAAAATAAGTTACGCACTTTTCTCACAGGACTTTCCGTTGCTTCGGGAATTTTCATTCTAGTTATTTTATTAGGTTTTGGTCAAGGCATGCAAAATGGTATTGCTAAAGAGTTTGAGCAAGATGCTGCTACAAGTGTTTGGGTCTGGCCGGGTGTAACCACTATTGGTTATAAGGGTATGAACCCAGGTAGACCTATTCAATTTCGTAATGAGAATTACGACATGGCAGGTGTATTGTTTGAGGATCAAATTGAGAATAAATCCCCAAGGTTATTTGTAAGAGATGTTTTTGTAAACTATGGTAGCGAGTCTTTAGCTTATAATGTACAGGGTGTTTCTGATCAATTTCAATTTATCGAAAATGAGTTTATGACCTTAGGTAGATTCCTTAATCAACAAGATGTTGATGCTAAAGCTAAAGTTGCCATCATCAGTAATAAGATCAATCGAGAAGTATTTTCAGAATTAGAAAGTCCTATAGGAGAGTTTTTAGACCTATCTGGTATCCCTTTTAAGATTGTTGGGGTATACGGTGATATTGGTGGCGAACGCGAGGAAGACCGTATTTATATTCCTGTAAGTACTGCACAACAGGTTTTTAATGGAGCGGATCACTTAAATAATCTTTCCTATACATTACCTCCTGTAGAAGATTTTGAAACTGCCGTTGCACAATCTATCAAATTTAAGAACGAATTAAAATCGTATTTACAAAAAGCACATACGGTGGCACCAGAAGATACTAGTGCCATACAAGTATATAACCCTATGGAAGAGGCTAAGCGCTTTTATGCACTAATGGGTGGTATCAAATTCTTCTTTTGGTTTGTTGGGGTTTGTACTATTATCGCTGGTATTGTTGGTGTTAGTAATATTATGTTGATAGTAGTTAAAGAACGTACCAGAGAAATTGGTATTCGAAAAGCACTTGGTGCTAAACCATGGTCTATTGTTGGAATGATTTTGCATGAAGCAATTTTTATAACTGCAATCGCGGGTTTCACGGGACTCATTTTAAGCATGGGGCTTTTGGAAATTGTGGGACCGCATGTAGAGGTTGATTATGTGCTAAATCCCTCAGTGAATTTCAATGTTGCCTTAACTACTGTGTTTGTGTTGATTTTTGCAGGTGCGATAGCAGGATTTTTCCCTGCATGGCGAGCGGCTAAAATTCATGTGATAGAAGCATTAAGGGACGAGTAG
- a CDS encoding ABC transporter ATP-binding protein, which translates to MIQIKDLHKSYKMGKNSLHVLKGINFNVEEGELVAIMGSSGSGKSTLLNILGMLDSSDSGEYILDNVPIKDLNETKAARYRNKFLGFVFQSFNLINYKSAAENVALPLYYQKVPRKERQEKALKYLTQVGLKEWAGHLPSELSGGQKQRVAIARALAAEPKVLLADEPTGALDSKTSYEVMDLIQKINDAGNTILIVTHEPDIADMCKRIVHLKDGVIIEDKKIEQVRAEQYV; encoded by the coding sequence ATGATTCAAATCAAAGATCTTCACAAGTCCTATAAAATGGGCAAGAATTCTCTTCACGTTCTTAAAGGAATAAATTTTAATGTTGAAGAAGGGGAGTTAGTAGCTATCATGGGCTCTTCTGGTTCGGGTAAATCTACCTTATTAAACATTTTAGGAATGTTGGATAGCTCTGATTCTGGAGAGTATATTTTAGATAATGTTCCAATCAAAGATTTAAACGAAACTAAAGCTGCTAGATACAGAAACAAGTTTTTAGGTTTTGTTTTTCAATCGTTCAACCTTATTAATTATAAAAGTGCGGCAGAGAATGTTGCCTTACCATTATACTACCAAAAAGTACCAAGAAAAGAACGTCAAGAAAAAGCTTTAAAATATTTAACTCAAGTGGGTTTAAAGGAATGGGCAGGTCATTTACCTAGCGAACTTTCTGGTGGTCAAAAACAACGTGTCGCAATAGCAAGGGCATTGGCGGCAGAGCCTAAAGTTTTATTGGCAGATGAGCCAACAGGTGCTTTAGACAGTAAAACTTCTTATGAGGTTATGGACTTGATTCAGAAAATCAATGATGCCGGTAATACTATTTTGATAGTTACTCACGAACCTGATATTGCCGATATGTGTAAGCGTATAGTTCATTTAAAGGATGGGGTAATTATAGAGGATAAGAAAATAGAACAAGTAAGAGCCGAACAATATGTTTGA
- a CDS encoding ABC transporter permease gives MFNRDRWKEILEVLSSNVFRTLATSFGVGWGIFILIILLAAGKGLENGIRADFGDIATNTMFMWSRNTTMSYKGLPKGRRFSFKLEDVQSIKDNIPNLRFISPRNQLGGFGGGNNVVRGLKTGAFNVYGDYPEIIRQEPMTITSGRFVNHNDIQDKRKIAVIGVGVRNELYDRGEKVLGTYIKIQGVNFMVVGTYQKKDDGGGEEGQKEIYVPFTAFSQAFNMGNDVGWMAITALDGSSISNLKEEIVNVVKENRKVHPDDKRAVGYFDLYEQYNRVESLFGALRWVAYFVGVLVLLSGIIGVSNIMLIVIKERTKEIGIRRALGEAPWSIKKQILMESIFLTIISGMIGIVFGAAFIYGVNAVLDSVGPVDMFVNPSVSLGVVVSALVILIFSGLLAGFIPAQSAIKIRPIEALRTE, from the coding sequence ATGTTCAATAGAGACCGTTGGAAAGAAATCTTAGAAGTATTATCTAGTAATGTATTTAGAACATTGGCTACTTCTTTTGGTGTGGGCTGGGGTATTTTTATTCTGATTATATTACTTGCTGCAGGTAAAGGCTTGGAAAATGGTATTCGTGCCGATTTCGGAGACATCGCTACCAATACCATGTTCATGTGGTCACGTAATACTACCATGTCATATAAAGGGCTGCCAAAAGGAAGACGTTTTAGTTTTAAACTAGAAGATGTACAATCTATAAAAGATAATATTCCTAATTTAAGATTCATCTCTCCTAGGAATCAGTTGGGTGGATTTGGAGGAGGTAATAATGTCGTTCGCGGATTAAAAACAGGTGCTTTCAACGTCTACGGAGATTATCCAGAGATTATCCGGCAAGAACCTATGACCATAACATCTGGTAGGTTTGTAAATCATAATGATATTCAAGACAAAAGAAAAATTGCGGTAATAGGTGTTGGCGTACGAAATGAACTTTATGATCGAGGTGAAAAAGTACTTGGAACCTATATTAAAATTCAGGGAGTCAATTTCATGGTTGTAGGTACCTATCAAAAGAAAGATGATGGCGGTGGTGAAGAAGGTCAAAAAGAAATTTATGTGCCATTTACTGCATTCTCGCAAGCTTTTAATATGGGTAACGATGTCGGGTGGATGGCAATTACAGCACTAGATGGTAGTTCCATTTCTAATCTCAAAGAGGAAATTGTAAATGTCGTTAAGGAGAATAGAAAAGTTCACCCCGATGATAAACGTGCCGTCGGGTATTTTGATTTGTATGAACAGTATAATCGAGTAGAAAGTTTATTCGGTGCATTACGTTGGGTAGCTTATTTTGTAGGAGTACTTGTATTATTATCTGGAATTATTGGTGTTAGTAATATTATGCTAATTGTCATTAAAGAACGAACAAAAGAAATCGGTATTCGTAGGGCTTTGGGCGAGGCACCATGGTCCATCAAAAAACAAATTTTAATGGAGTCTATTTTCCTAACTATCATATCCGGAATGATCGGCATTGTTTTCGGTGCAGCATTTATATATGGCGTTAATGCGGTGCTTGATTCCGTGGGTCCGGTAGACATGTTTGTGAACCCTAGTGTAAGTTTGGGTGTGGTAGTCAGTGCACTTGTTATTTTAATATTTTCAGGATTGTTAGCTGGCTTCATACCTGCACAGAGTGCCATCAAAATAAGACCAATTGAAGCTTTAAGAACAGAATAA
- a CDS encoding cytochrome C oxidase subunit IV family protein, producing the protein MADGHKLEIFRGLVKFKSNTQKIWGVLAFLTLITAVEVVLGIIKPASLTDTYVLGMKLINWVFIILTLVKAYYIAWDFMHLRDEKSSLRRAIVWTPIFLVIYLTFILLVEADYIYNVYKDGFVSWNF; encoded by the coding sequence ATGGCAGACGGACATAAATTAGAAATTTTTAGAGGACTTGTAAAGTTCAAATCTAACACACAGAAAATCTGGGGAGTATTGGCTTTTTTAACGCTTATAACTGCAGTAGAAGTAGTTTTAGGTATTATTAAACCAGCATCATTAACTGATACCTATGTATTGGGTATGAAATTGATCAACTGGGTTTTTATTATATTAACCTTAGTTAAAGCCTATTATATTGCTTGGGATTTTATGCATTTACGTGATGAGAAGTCTTCATTAAGAAGAGCAATTGTTTGGACACCAATATTTTTGGTTATTTATTTGACATTTATTCTGCTAGTAGAAGCCGATTATATTTATAACGTATATAAAGATGGCTTTGTAAGTTGGAACTTCTAA
- a CDS encoding thioredoxin domain-containing protein — MKKTFVLVVLFVLPIVAYLFFASGVTNFGKLSQLTKNVHEIDFSDEARFKGKITILGFLGSDVEGRKGNAFNINQKIYKRFYEFKDIQFVMMVANDTKDEVEALKTELATLADNDKWNFVPADDTQIKNLFNSLKTDIVLDTKNSTPYVFIIDKDLTLRGRSDDEDDGTKYGFDSNSVSDLNNKMIDDVKIVLAEYRLALKKNNTDQSK, encoded by the coding sequence ATGAAAAAGACCTTTGTTCTTGTTGTCTTATTTGTGCTGCCAATTGTGGCATATTTATTCTTTGCTTCTGGTGTAACTAATTTTGGTAAGCTATCTCAGCTAACAAAAAATGTTCATGAAATAGATTTCTCTGATGAAGCTAGATTTAAAGGTAAAATTACCATATTAGGTTTCTTAGGTTCTGATGTTGAAGGTAGAAAAGGTAATGCATTCAATATAAATCAAAAGATATATAAACGCTTCTACGAGTTTAAAGACATCCAATTTGTTATGATGGTTGCCAACGATACAAAAGATGAAGTCGAAGCACTTAAAACGGAGCTGGCTACCCTTGCAGATAATGATAAGTGGAATTTTGTGCCTGCTGACGATACTCAAATTAAAAATCTTTTTAATAGTTTAAAAACTGACATTGTATTAGATACTAAAAATAGTACTCCGTATGTTTTTATAATCGATAAGGACTTAACATTAAGAGGTAGGTCAGATGATGAAGATGATGGTACAAAATATGGTTTCGATTCTAACTCCGTTTCAGATTTGAATAATAAAATGATCGATGACGTAAAAATCGTATTGGCCGAATACAGACTTGCATTAAAAAAGAATAATACTGATCAATCTAAATAA
- a CDS encoding efflux RND transporter periplasmic adaptor subunit, with product MKKSTTIIILLIIVLAFGGSMFYLYSKNAEDPVVYQTEEPSKQTIIKKTMATGSILPLEEVLIKPNISGVIEKIFVEGGDYVKSGDLLCTIKVVPNLSSLNDARNNINEAKINLDDQLRNLDRQKGLFTKGVISKVDLERAQLSYDQSKQSYAAANKRYDIVKTGTTSGFGNAANTQIRATVSGMVLEVPVEVGNQVIESNNFNEGTTIAAIADVDKMIFEGKVDESEVGKIKENLPLEITVGAIEDKVFDAVLDYIAPKGNEENGAIQFEIKGTLKKQDSVFIRAGLSANASIILARADSVLAVKEALVQFDVKTKKPFVEIATGDQEFERRDIELGISDGIHVQINSGIKEGDKIKVWNEVVPDELAENE from the coding sequence ATGAAAAAGTCAACAACAATTATCATCCTGCTTATTATAGTGCTTGCCTTTGGCGGGTCTATGTTTTATTTGTATTCAAAAAATGCAGAAGACCCAGTGGTGTATCAAACAGAAGAACCTTCTAAACAGACCATTATTAAAAAAACCATGGCTACGGGTAGTATTCTTCCATTAGAAGAGGTGCTTATAAAACCAAATATATCTGGAGTTATAGAGAAGATTTTTGTGGAAGGCGGCGACTATGTAAAATCTGGCGATTTGCTTTGTACCATTAAAGTAGTTCCAAATCTAAGCTCTTTAAATGATGCCAGGAATAATATTAATGAAGCTAAAATAAACCTAGATGATCAATTACGTAATTTAGATCGTCAAAAAGGATTGTTTACCAAAGGGGTAATTTCTAAAGTAGATTTAGAGCGTGCTCAGCTCAGCTATGATCAGTCGAAACAATCTTACGCAGCTGCTAATAAAAGATATGATATAGTAAAAACGGGTACTACTTCTGGTTTCGGTAATGCCGCAAATACACAAATTAGAGCAACGGTTAGTGGTATGGTACTCGAAGTACCTGTAGAAGTAGGTAATCAGGTTATTGAAAGTAATAACTTTAATGAAGGTACTACTATAGCAGCTATTGCAGATGTTGATAAAATGATTTTTGAAGGTAAGGTCGATGAGTCTGAAGTTGGCAAAATTAAAGAGAATCTTCCGTTAGAAATTACCGTTGGTGCAATAGAAGATAAAGTGTTCGATGCTGTATTAGATTATATAGCCCCTAAAGGAAACGAAGAGAATGGTGCTATACAGTTTGAAATAAAAGGGACGCTTAAGAAACAAGACTCCGTATTCATTAGAGCAGGTTTAAGTGCAAATGCATCTATAATTTTAGCGCGTGCGGATAGCGTTTTAGCTGTGAAAGAAGCTTTGGTGCAATTCGATGTTAAAACCAAAAAACCATTTGTAGAAATTGCAACTGGTGATCAAGAATTTGAAAGAAGAGATATTGAATTAGGTATCAGCGATGGAATTCATGTTCAAATAAATTCAGGCATTAAAGAAGGTGATAAAATTAAGGTATGGAACGAGGTAGTGCCCGACGAGCTTGCTGAAAATGAATAA
- a CDS encoding DUF420 domain-containing protein, with product MQGSVKDEKKFNKLIAVVSVIIPIVVAILFGVKLPNVEPLSFLPPIYAAINGITAVLLLVAVWAIKKGNQKLHQNLMTTNIVLSLLFLIMYIAYHMTSDSTSYGGVGAIKYVYYFILITHIVLSIALIPLVLRTYAMAYLKKFEDHRALAKYTFPIWLYVAVTGVVVYLMISPYYAY from the coding sequence ATGCAAGGGAGCGTTAAAGACGAGAAAAAGTTTAATAAATTAATTGCAGTAGTTTCTGTTATTATACCAATTGTGGTAGCCATTCTTTTTGGTGTTAAGTTGCCAAATGTTGAGCCACTTTCATTTTTACCTCCAATCTATGCCGCAATAAATGGAATTACGGCTGTACTACTTTTAGTAGCTGTATGGGCTATTAAAAAGGGCAATCAAAAGTTGCATCAGAATTTAATGACAACCAATATTGTGTTGTCTTTACTATTTCTGATTATGTATATTGCCTATCACATGACATCAGATTCTACTAGTTATGGTGGTGTAGGGGCAATTAAATATGTTTATTATTTTATTTTAATTACTCATATCGTACTTTCCATAGCACTAATTCCATTAGTGCTTAGAACATATGCTATGGCATATTTAAAGAAGTTTGAAGATCACAGGGCATTGGCGAAATATACATTTCCTATTTGGTTGTATGTTGCCGTTACCGGTGTTGTAGTTTATTTAATGATATCTCCATACTATGCATATTAA
- a CDS encoding ABC transporter permease, translating into MFDRDIWQEIYHSISNNKLRTFLTGFSVGWGIFILVLLLASVKGMQNGFTLQFSDDATNSIFVRTGTTSLAYGGFEAGRRIQMTNDDIEYIKRSFPNDVEYISPRVYQNTSARYKSETGSYNIQAVYPDHQAIEKTIVNKGRFINTNDLMNASKVAVIGRKVEEDLFKNEDALGKFVEFNGLPFRVIGTFTDDGDDNAERNIYAPTSTYQKMYGQTDHIDQIALTYNPNYDLTEALAFSDRLENVFRRRFKIAPKDQSGIRIFNYAEVFEDISNFTGGLDIAVIIVGLLILLSGIVGIGNIMVFIIKERTKEIGVRKALGAEPWSIIKLVLFESVFITALSGFIGLGIATGLLAAIGPSIKTGAFANPSVSMSMVVTATIILIVAGVLAGLIPAMKAARVKPIVALSDK; encoded by the coding sequence ATGTTTGATAGAGACATTTGGCAAGAAATATATCATAGTATAAGCAACAACAAGCTTAGAACTTTCCTTACCGGGTTTTCGGTAGGTTGGGGTATATTTATTTTAGTATTGCTATTGGCATCTGTAAAGGGAATGCAAAACGGATTCACACTTCAATTTAGTGATGATGCTACCAACTCCATTTTTGTTAGAACAGGTACTACTTCATTGGCCTATGGCGGATTTGAAGCTGGGCGGAGAATTCAAATGACGAATGATGATATTGAATATATCAAAAGAAGTTTTCCTAACGACGTAGAATACATTAGTCCGAGAGTTTATCAAAATACATCGGCACGTTATAAGAGCGAAACGGGTAGTTATAATATACAGGCAGTTTACCCAGATCACCAAGCTATTGAAAAGACTATTGTAAATAAGGGTCGATTTATAAATACTAATGATTTAATGAATGCCTCTAAAGTTGCCGTTATCGGTAGAAAAGTAGAGGAAGATTTATTTAAGAACGAAGATGCTTTAGGCAAGTTCGTTGAGTTCAACGGACTGCCTTTTAGAGTCATCGGTACTTTCACTGATGACGGTGATGATAATGCAGAGCGAAACATCTATGCACCTACCAGTACATATCAAAAAATGTATGGGCAAACAGATCACATTGATCAGATTGCTTTAACCTACAACCCTAATTACGATTTAACAGAGGCACTAGCGTTTTCAGATAGGTTAGAAAATGTATTTAGGAGGCGTTTTAAAATTGCGCCCAAGGATCAATCAGGTATTAGAATCTTCAACTACGCAGAGGTTTTTGAAGATATCAGCAACTTTACAGGTGGTTTAGATATCGCTGTAATTATAGTGGGGCTTTTAATATTACTATCTGGTATTGTAGGTATCGGTAATATTATGGTGTTTATAATTAAAGAGCGTACAAAAGAAATTGGTGTACGTAAAGCTTTGGGTGCTGAGCCGTGGTCGATTATAAAATTAGTCTTGTTCGAATCTGTTTTTATAACTGCCTTATCCGGATTTATAGGATTAGGAATTGCAACGGGATTATTGGCAGCTATCGGTCCTAGTATTAAAACAGGTGCTTTTGCCAACCCGTCTGTTAGTATGTCAATGGTTGTAACCGCAACTATAATATTGATTGTTGCAGGAGTTTTAGCAGGATTAATTCCGGCAATGAAAGCGGCAAGAGTAAAACCAATTGTAGCATTAAGCGATAAATAA
- a CDS encoding ABC transporter permease, whose translation MWIFDRDLWSEIFATLGKNLFRTFLTMLGVIIAMIILVLLLGGANGMSNGFQKIFAGTASNSLFVWSQSTSEPYKGFERGRRIQFKLEDATILKEQIPEIEVLAPRIELGNHRGVVTVYRNGLTSGSAVYGDYPNVDEIMKKKLVEGRFLNENDMTESKKVCVIGEETYKLLFEKGENAIGEDVRINGVFFNIVGIYKPNQNINIDGENSVYIPFSTFQKAFGSGDRMGWMAISVQSDTKVPVVESQIKRLLKNKYDINPIDERAIGSFDMSEVFNNVSAFTGVLQGVSFFVGILTLLAGVIAISNILLITVKERTKEIGIRRALGATPKVVKRQIVLESIVITVFAGFVGFAIAIGFLAIANNMIGENSDMPFYNLMISIPQFLGSFILMVGLSVLIGLIPANRAIRIKPIDALREE comes from the coding sequence ATGTGGATATTTGATAGAGATTTATGGTCAGAGATTTTTGCCACATTAGGTAAGAACTTGTTTCGGACTTTTTTAACCATGTTAGGGGTTATTATAGCGATGATAATTCTTGTGCTATTATTAGGTGGTGCAAATGGAATGAGTAACGGCTTTCAAAAAATATTCGCTGGTACGGCATCTAACAGTCTGTTTGTATGGAGTCAAAGTACCTCAGAGCCTTATAAAGGATTTGAAAGAGGGCGAAGAATTCAATTTAAACTTGAAGATGCTACCATTTTAAAAGAACAGATTCCAGAGATAGAAGTTCTTGCCCCACGTATAGAACTTGGCAATCATAGGGGGGTGGTTACAGTATATAGAAATGGTTTGACTAGTGGTTCGGCAGTATATGGTGATTATCCGAATGTGGATGAAATCATGAAGAAGAAACTAGTAGAGGGTAGGTTTCTGAATGAAAATGACATGACCGAGTCTAAAAAGGTGTGTGTTATTGGAGAAGAAACGTATAAACTTTTATTTGAAAAAGGCGAAAATGCCATAGGGGAAGATGTTCGTATTAACGGAGTGTTCTTTAATATTGTCGGAATATATAAGCCAAACCAAAACATCAATATTGACGGGGAGAATTCAGTGTATATTCCTTTTTCAACATTTCAAAAAGCATTTGGTTCTGGAGATAGAATGGGATGGATGGCAATTTCGGTTCAGTCAGATACTAAAGTGCCTGTAGTTGAAAGTCAGATAAAACGGCTGTTGAAAAACAAGTATGATATCAACCCTATAGACGAACGTGCTATTGGTAGTTTTGATATGTCTGAAGTTTTTAATAATGTATCTGCATTTACGGGTGTATTACAAGGCGTGTCATTCTTTGTCGGAATTTTGACCTTACTGGCAGGTGTTATTGCTATTAGTAATATTCTTTTAATTACGGTAAAAGAACGTACAAAAGAAATAGGCATAAGACGTGCTTTAGGTGCAACACCAAAAGTGGTAAAAAGACAAATTGTACTAGAGTCAATAGTAATTACGGTATTTGCTGGCTTTGTCGGTTTTGCAATTGCAATAGGTTTTCTGGCGATTGCGAATAATATGATAGGCGAAAATAGTGATATGCCATTTTATAATCTTATGATTAGTATACCACAGTTTTTAGGTTCTTTTATTTTAATGGTTGGTCTGAGTGTTTTAATCGGATTGATACCTGCGAATAGAGCTATTAGAATAAAACCAATTGACGCCTTAAGAGAAGAGTAA
- a CDS encoding SCO family protein: MNKKYTYVWVSLIVLIFGIIVVPRIVERLSSGSVVENDRLNVSGEKSSDKLGYILLDGKRRKVPAFEFINQDSVVVSDEDYLGKVYVVDFFFTRCPSICPVMTTNLVDVQKYFKEADDFAIASFSITPEFDTPQVLRNYKEKYQIQDKNWNLMTGDHDDIYELANAGFNIFAAEMPDVPGGFEHSGLFALVDKEGYLRSRIDDFGNPIVYYRGAILEEKGVNDHGETEEIGILKIDIQKLLEE, encoded by the coding sequence ATGAATAAGAAGTATACATATGTTTGGGTTTCGCTTATTGTCCTAATTTTTGGCATTATCGTAGTGCCAAGAATTGTAGAAAGATTGTCTTCTGGGTCTGTAGTTGAGAACGATCGTTTAAACGTTTCTGGTGAAAAGAGTAGCGATAAGCTTGGCTATATATTGTTAGATGGTAAGCGAAGAAAAGTGCCTGCTTTTGAGTTTATAAACCAAGATAGTGTTGTTGTTTCTGATGAAGATTATTTGGGTAAGGTGTATGTTGTAGATTTCTTTTTTACCAGATGTCCAAGTATTTGTCCTGTAATGACAACAAACTTAGTAGATGTACAAAAGTATTTTAAAGAAGCCGATGACTTTGCAATAGCATCTTTTAGTATTACACCAGAGTTTGATACACCACAGGTGCTAAGAAATTATAAAGAGAAATATCAGATTCAAGATAAAAACTGGAATCTAATGACCGGTGATCATGATGATATTTATGAATTGGCAAATGCTGGTTTTAATATTTTTGCAGCTGAAATGCCAGATGTTCCTGGCGGGTTTGAACATTCAGGTTTATTTGCCTTGGTAGATAAAGAAGGTTACTTACGATCAAGAATTGATGACTTTGGTAACCCAATAGTATATTACCGTGGTGCTATTTTAGAAGAAAAAGGAGTTAATGATCACGGTGAAACGGAAGAAATAGGGATTCTGAAAATTGACATTCAGAAATTATTAGAAGAATAA